A genomic window from Lotus japonicus ecotype B-129 chromosome 1, LjGifu_v1.2 includes:
- the LOC130734360 gene encoding polygalacturonase-like — translation MDMKLNIAIIAFVSFLYGFSTAQSWVLEISKFGGAPNADITQAFTNAWKKACESTTSAKIVIPHGTYKMGAVQVQGPCKAHIEVQVDGTIKAPVNPRNFKGAGTWVQFSYISFFTLSGKGVFDGVGETAWKRNDCSKNKHCTLLPMNFAFNYVNNSIVRDITSKDSKSFNVNVLGCNNFTFDGFKIVAPALSPNTDGIHVGRSTDVKILNTNIGTGDDCVSLGDGIKNVLVQNVNCGPGHGISVGSLGKYPDEKPVEGFYVKNCTLTNTDNGVRIKTWPSTPGTAPITDMHFEDIIMVNVKNPIIIDQEYCPWNQCSKKSPSKIKISKVSFKNIRGTSATPEGVILICSSGVPCDTVELNGVDLTFNGAPATAKCANVKPIVTGKAPTCVAPAA, via the exons ATGGATATGAAGCTCAATATCGCGATAATTGCTTTTGTCTCATTTCTTTATGGCTTTAGTACAGCTCAATCATGGGTCCTTGAGATATCAAAATTTGGCGGAGCACCGAATGCAGATATAACACAG GCTTTTACAAATGCTTGGAAAAAAGCATGTGAGTCAACCACTTCAGCCAAAATTGTGATTCCTCATGGTACATACAAGATGGGTGCAGTACAGGTCCAAGGTCCTTGCAAGGCCCATATTGAAGTTCAAGTTGATGGAACAATTAAAGCACCTGTAAACCCAAGGAACTTCAAAGGGGCTGGCACATGGGTGCAGTTTAGTTATATTAGCTTTTTCACCTTATCGGGTAAAGGAGTTTTTGATGGTGTTGGTGAAACTGCTTGGAAAAGAAATGATTGTTCAAAAAACAAGCATTGCACCTTGCTTCCCATG AATTTTGCTTTTAATTACGTCAATAATTCAATTGTTCGTGACATTACTTCCAAAGATAGCAAAAGCTTCAATGTCAATGTTTTGGGTTGCAACAATTTTACATTTGATGGTTTCAAAATTGTTGCCCCTGCTTTGAGTCCGAACACAGATGGAATCCACGTTGGAAGATCAACTGATGTGAAGATTCTTAACACAAATATTGGTACCGGAGATGATTGCGTCTCATTAGGTGATGGAATAAAAAATGTACTTGTTCAAAATGTCAACTGCGGACCAGGTCATGGTATTAGTGTTGGTAGCCTCGGAAAGTACCCGGATGAAAAGCCTGTAGAAGGATTTTATGTAAAGAATTGCACTTTGACAAACACTGATAATGGTGTGAGGATCAAGACTTGGCCTAGCACCCCAGGAACAGCTCCTATAACCGATATGCATTTCGAAGACATTATCATGGTCAATGTAAAGAACCCTATTATCATCGACCAAGAGTATTGTCCATGGAACCAATGCTCCAAAAAG AGTCCATCTAAAATAAAGATAAGCAAGGTTTCGTTCAAGAACATTAGGGGCACTTCAGCAACTCCGGAAGGAGTAATTCTTATTTGCAGCAGTGGTGTACCTTGTGACACTGTAGAGCTAAATGGTGTTGATCTTACTTTCAATGGAGCCCCAGCAACCGCCAAATGTGCTAATGTCAAGCCAATAGTTACTGGAAAAGCTCCTACATGTGTAGCACCGGCAGCTTAG
- the LOC130731778 gene encoding WAT1-related protein At5g07050-like: MGVTTCCDKVHSWFRDSKALLIIISLQFGSAGMYVITKDALNKGMSHYVFVVYRNIIATIVLGPFAFFLERKTRPKMTIRIFSEIMAVAFVRVIYHL, translated from the exons ATGGGTGTGACAACGTGTTGTGACAAGGTGCATTCATGGTTCCGCGATTCAAAAGCGCTTTTGATAATCATAAGCCTGCAATTTGGCTCTGCTGGGATGTATGTTATCACCAAGGATGCTCTTAACAAAGGAATGAGTCATTATGTGTTTGTTGTTTACCGTAATATCATCGCCACTATAGTTCTTGGTCCCTTCGCATTTTTTCTTGAAAG GAAAACAAGGCCCAAGATGACAATTCGGATATTTTCAGAAATTATGGCTGTGGCTTTTGTTCGAGTAATATATCATCTTTAA